One segment of Rosa chinensis cultivar Old Blush chromosome 6, RchiOBHm-V2, whole genome shotgun sequence DNA contains the following:
- the LOC121050029 gene encoding uncharacterized protein LOC121050029: MEHSRDRAAGGSINSPPWFDGGCEKYTQWKIYMKSYLYAQDEHVWNIVENGWTIPMVQAKGESSSTTNPKPRKDWTEEEVRDLQADFKAKNSIFTALSEREKLRISHCDTAKQAWDLLQTTYEGNKKVRAQKLQALVFEFETMTMGDDETIDDFHGRILKISGQCRSLGAPFDEDKIVKKILRALPEKFHSKVTSIEDSFDIDEYPLDELIGNLKTYEMRLKPEKKNKGVAFKAVKGAEEEEETLDLALLTKEFKKFLKGKNSTRNPNAPKKNSYGGSSSSGDYNSKSGKGSFKGNLSGKPKCYECGGYGHISTDCGNRKHGNNNNKSLLSTWSDDESQEVENLALVSSLLPDSDSDEAFSDDETNVRCRQLYKASKVTLLRNLNLEKEVESLRTEKEKAERLLESSHSAWKLEKNKPMSDLLDDQELLAWKIEKNECLNRIKLLELDVKGQQALNLELSAKNESLQDELRLTQERFTKFDISSNSMSKLLGSGKAPHDTCGLGYTGENSKSTKFVRASRHSGEKEEVTTNDHVKIMKEGKTIPNCQVNIDQDFPTGQNRYANSRTFVPICHHCGKIGHIRPRCNERLSNSQFSQEKCTVESLQVELKEQKELINRLAEIVSKKDFQTGKRKKIWTKKNESNYLSSYETNDTCLFACASKAQQGSHIEATCLVALTALADKRRDFWYVDSGCSRHMTGDKSWFTSFDDENTTGSVTFGDGRKANILAQGTVNTAGIPNLKNVLFVEGLTANLISVSHLADDYEDVWFNKQRCLVLNQKGEGIMGGKRSTDNCYHIQANESSSVQSCLSVKSTEETFELWHRKMGHVNYQDLLKLSSKQCVRGLPNLRGKTDKICGECKIGKQTKAPHRVINSTTTSTVLELLHMDLMGPAQSESIGGLSTNFWAEAVSTACYTMNRVLLRPGTEQTAYELWKGKKPNVGYFHIFGSPCYILRDREHLGKFDARSDDGVFLGYSPNSRAYRVYNKRTQIIMESINVSINDQCMKHEESFADPSPSSTTQPQNTEHPNAEEGEEISENIFEPAPNPRRGFKQVQKDHSTQDIIGNLTDGTTTRRKATAQVNPSEVSQENVFLCFVTKNLLSMNIISHFGFVSIIEPKNIKEALLDDNWISAMQDELNQFTRNDVWYLVPRPRNCNIIGTKWIFRNKSDEKGNVIRNKARLVAQGYSQVEGLDFDETFAPVARLESVRLLLSVACHLRFTLFQMDVKTAFLNGILQEEVYVEQPPGFKDPHNLDHVYRLKKALYGLKQAPRAWYERLSTHLVEKGYTRGSIDKTLFVKRTKNDIIIAQVYVDDIVFGSTSKYLVKEFQSVMESEFEMSMCGELTFFLGLQVRQMKTGLFLSQTKYAENLIKKFGLESKKTVSNPMSTTTKLHEDQEGKSVDPTLFRSMIGSLLYLTASRPDISYSVGVCARFQANPKESHLEAVKRIIRYISGTVTCGIFYTFDTNVEIAGYSDADWGGNLKDRKSTSGGCFFIGNNLVAWHSKKQNCISLSTAEAEYVAAGSCCTQMLWMKQMLHDYGISQGKLSIFCDNTSAINITKNPVQHSRTKHIDLRYHFIRDLVEQNILELSFMPTESQLADLFTKPLDTARFEMLRNALAYVLSIKCAGYLIMVRTKITTRLGGHRRLPPPDEGRQAAARADILHPGMHRERSRSPLRGPSPSGAPSAVPPPPVSLDSLRDSILVTDWRLACLTTDMDDMHSLLVRTHHAVTNLTKEIRNLQRHPPGFDAPGPSTAVPAAVAPAESSTSMDSEEFHDHVIKLMEEVEGHSPSKGEK; the protein is encoded by the exons ATGGAACACTCACGTGATAGGGCTGCTGGTGGATCTATAAATAGTCCTCCTTGGTTCGATGgtggatgtgaaaaatatactcagtggaagatatacatgaaatcatatcTTTATGCTCAAGATGAACATGTGTGGAATATTGTAGAAAATGGCTGGACTATACCTATGGTACAAGCAAAAGGAGAAAGCTCTTCCACTACAAATCCCAAACCAAGGAAGGACTGGACTGAGGAAGAAGTTCGTGATCTGCAAGCAGATTTCAAGGCCAAGAACAGCATTTTCACTGCCCTATCTGAACGGGAAAAACTGAGGATAAGTCACTGTGATACTGCCAAGCAGGCATGGGACCTTCTACAGACTACAtatgaaggaaataaaaaggtacGTGCACAGAAATTACAAGCACTGGTCTTTGAATTTGAAACTATGActatgggagatgatgaaaccATTGATGACTTCCATGGTAGAATTCTTAAAATTTCTGGTCAGTGTCGGAGTCTGGGAGCACCTTTCGATGAAGATAAGATTGTCAAAAAAATCCTCAGAGCCTTGCCAGAAAAGTTTCACTCAAAAGTCACTAGTATAGAGGACTCTTTTGACATTGATGAATATCCACTTGATGAGCTCATCGGCAATCTCAAAACCTATGAGATGAGGTTAAaacctgaaaagaaaaacaagggagTTGCCTTCAAAGCCGTAAAaggagcagaagaagaagaagaaacactaGATCTCGCTCTACTAACGAAGGaattcaaaaaatttctcaaagGCAAGAACTCCACTAGAAATCCAAATGCTCCTAAGAAAAACTCTTATGGAGGAAGCAGTAGTAGCGGTGATTACAACAGCAAGAGTGGAAAAGGAAGCTTCAAGGGAAACCTTTCAGGAAAGCCGAAATGTTATGAATGTGGTGGCTATGGCCATATCTCCACTGACTGTGGAAACAGGAAGCAtggaaacaacaacaacaagtctCTTCTCTCAACTTGGAGTGATGATGAATCTCAAGAAGTTGAAAATCTGGCTCTTGTATCATCACTTCTACCTGATTCAGACAGTGATGAGGCCTTCtctgatgatgaaacaaatgtCCGCTGCAGACAACTCTACAAAGCCTCAAAGGTTACTCTGCTTAGAAACTTGAATTTGGAAAAAGAAGTTGAATCTCTGAGAACCGAAAAAGAAAAGGCGGAGCGTCTATTGGAATCTTCACACTCTGCATGGAAATTAGAGAAAAACAAACCTATGAGTGATCTACTAGACGACCAAGAGCTGTTGGCATGGAAGATTGAAAAAAATGAGTGCCTCAACAGGATCAAATTACTAGAACTGGATGTTAAAGGACAACAAGCATTAAACCTGGAATTGTCGGCTAAAAATGAGTCTCTTCAAGATGAATTGAGATTGACTCAAGAAAGATTCACCAAGTTTGATATCAGCTCCAACTCCATGTCAAAATTGCTCGGATCTGGAAAAGCTCCCCATGACACTTGTGGTTTAGGATACACTGGAGAGAATTCCAAAAGTACCAAGTTTGTAAGAGCATCAAGACATtctggagaaaaagaagaagtcacCACTAATGATCATGTCAAGATTATGAAGGAAGGCAAGACAATTCCAAACTGTCAGGTAAACATTGACCAAGATTTCCCCACTGGTCAAAACAGGTACGCAAACTCCAGAACTTTTGTTCCTATTTGTCATCACTGTGGTAAGATAGGCCATATCAGACCTAGGTGTAATGAAAGACTTTCAAACTCACAGTTCTCTCAAGAAAAATGTACGGTTGAATCCCTACAGGTTGAgcttaaagaacaaaaagaactcATTAACAGACTAGCTGAAATTGTTTCTAAGAAGGACTTTCAAactggaaaaaggaaaaagatctggaccaagaaaaatgaaagtaatTATCTTAGTTCTTATGAAACTAATGATACATGTCTTTTCGCATGTGCAAGCAAAGCTCAACAAGGCTCTCACATTGAGGCAACTTGTTTGGTAGCCTTGACTGCATTAGCTGACAAGCGACGAGATTTCTGGTATGTTGACAGTGGTTGCTCAAGACACATGACTGGAGACAAATCTTGGTTCACATCCTTTGACGATGAAAACACAACTGGATCAGTCACGTTTGGAGATGGAAGGAAGGCAAATATTCTAGCTCAAGGCACAGTAAACACTGCAGGTATACCTAATCTTAAAAATGTCTTATTCGTTGAAGGCTTAACTGCAAACCTGATTAGCGTCAGTCACTTGGCTGATGACTATGAAGACGTGTGGTTTAACAAACAAAGATGTTTGGTCTTAAATCAGAAAGGAGAAGGTATCATGGGAGGTAAGAGATCCACTGATAACTGTTATCATATTCAAGCTAATGAATCTTCTAGCGTGCAGTCTTGTTTGTCTGTAAAATCTACAGAGGAGACCTTTGAACTTTGGCACAGGAAGATGGGACATGTTAACTATCAGGACTTGCTGAAATTATCTTCCAAGCAATGTGTCAGAGGCTTGCCAAATTTAAGGGGCAAAACTGACAAGATATGTGGAGAATGTAAAATCGGAAAACAAACAAAGGCACCTCACAGAGTGATAAATTCTACAACAACCTCAACAGTATTGGAGCTGTTACACATGGACCTCATGGGACCGGCTCAATCTGAGAGTATTGGAG GTCTCAGCACAAATTTTTGGGCTGAGGCTGTCAGCACTGCGTGCTATACAATGAATAGAGTCCTTCTCAGACCAGGTACTGAACAAACAGCATATGAGCTatggaaaggtaagaaaccaAATGTGGGGTactttcatatttttggaagtcCTTGCTACATTTTACGAGATAGAGAACACCTCGGTAAATTTGATGCTagaagtgatgatggtgtgTTCTTGGGATATTCTCCGAACAGTAGAGCTTATCGAGTTTACAATAAAAGAACTCAAATTATTATGGAATCTATTAATGTCTCTATTAATGATCAATGTATGAAACATGAAGAATCATTTGCTGATCCGTCTCCCTCTTCTACTACACAACCTCAGAACACAGAACATCCAAAtgcagaagaaggagaagaaatctCTGAAAACATCTTCGAACCAGCTCCAAATCCAAGGAGAGGGTTCAAGCAAGTTCAAAAGGACCACTCCACTCAAGATATCATCGGGAATCTAACAGATGGAACAACCACCAGGAGAAAAGCTACAGCACAGGTAAACCCCTCCGAGGTAAGTCAAGAGAATGTGTTCCTATGTTTCGTTACCAAAAATCTGCTAAGCATGAATATTATCTCTCACTTTGGTTTTGTGTCCATTATTGAACCAAAGAACATTAAGGAAGCCTTGTTGGATGATAACTGGATTAGTGCTATGCAGGATGAGCTGAATCAGtttactaggaatgatgtgtggtattTAGTACCTCGACCTAGAAATTGCAATATCATAGGAACCAAATGGATTTTCAGAAAcaaaagtgatgaaaaagggaatgtgattagaaacaAAGCCAGACTAGTTGCTCAGGGATATTCTCAGGTTGAAGGTCTTGACTTTGACGAGACCTTTGCTCCTGTAGCTAGACTAGAATCAGTTCGTTTACTTCTCTCTGTAGCATGTCATCTCAGGTTCACTTTatttcaaatggatgtcaaaactgccttTTTGAATGGGATCCTTCAGGAAGAAGTTTATGTAGAACAACCTCCGGGTTTCAAAGATCCACATAACTTAGATCATGTCTACCGACTCAAGAAAGCTCTGTATGGTCTGAAGCAGGCTCCCAGAGCCTGGTATGAAAGGCTTTCTACACATCTTGTGGAAAAAGGGTATACCAGAGGCTCCATTGACAAAACATTGTTTGTCAAACGAACTAAAAATGATATTATCATTGCTCAAGTGTATGTTGACGATATTGTTTTTGGTTCCACATCCAAATACCTTGTCAAAGAATTTCAATCcgtcatggaaagtgaatttgaaatgagtatGTGTGGTGAACTAACCTTCTTTCTTGGATTGCAAGTAAGACAGATGAAAACAGGACTGTTTCTATCTCAAACCAAATACGCTGAGAATTTGATCAAGAAATTTGGTCTCGAATCTAAGAAGACAGTGAGCAATCCCATGAGTACCACTACTAAGCTACATGAAGACCAGGAAGGGAAATCCGTTGATCCGACACTCTTTCGTAGCATGATTGGAAGTTTACTGTATCTTACTGCCAGTCGACCTGATATTTCCTACAGTGTGGGAGTATGTGCTCGCTTTCAAGCAAATCCCAAAGAATCCCACTTAGAAGCTGTCAAAAGAATCATTCGATACATTTCAGGTACAGTCACCTGTGGTATTTTCTATACATTCGATACTAACGTGGAGATCGCAGGGTACTCTGATGCTGACTGGGGAGGCAACCTAAAGGATAGGAAAAGCACTTCTGGAGGCTGTTTCTTTATTGGCAACAATCTTGTAGCTTGgcacagcaagaaacaaaattgcatttCTTTGTCCACTGCAGAAGCTGAATATGTTGCTGCTGGGAGCTGTTGCACACAAATGCTGTGGATGAAACAAATGCTTCATGATTATGGCAtttctcaaggtaagttgtctatcTTCTGTGATAATACAAGTGCCATTAACATCACAAAGAATCCTGTTCAACACTCTCGAACAAAACACATTGATCTTCGATATCATTTCATTAGGGATTTGGTTGAGCAAAACATTCTTGAATTAAGCTTTATGCCCACTGAGAGTCAACTTGCTGATCTATTCACTAAACCTcttgacactgctaggtttgaaatGTTGAGAAATGCTCTGGCATATGTTCTAAGCATTAAG TGTGCAGGGTATCTCATCATGGTTCGCACAAAGATCACCACTCGCCTTGGCGGACACCGGCGTCTTCCTCCTCCTGATGAGGGCCGTCAGGCCGCTGCCCGAGCCGACATCCTTCATCCCGGCATGCACCGTGAACGCAGCCGGAGCCCTCTTCGTGGTCCCTCTCCTTCTGGTGCCCCCTCTGctgttcctcctcctcctgtatCTCTGGATAGCCTTCGTGACTCCATCCTGGTGACTGACTGGCGGCTTGCATGTCTTACTACTGACATGGACGACATGCACTCTCTTCTGGTTCGCACTCATCATGCCGTAACCAACCTCACCAAGGAAATCCGGAACCTGCAGCGCCACCCTCCCGGGTTTGACGCTCCCGGTCCCTCCACCGCTGTTCCGGCAGCAGTCGCCCCTGCGGAGAGCTCGACCTCGATGGATAGCGAGGAATTTCACGACCATGTCATCAAGCTTATGGAGGAAGTCGAAGGGCATTCCccttcaaagggggagaagtga